One genomic window of Halogeometricum sp. S3BR5-2 includes the following:
- a CDS encoding 50S ribosomal protein L11 produces MAGTIEVLVPGGEANPGPPLGPELGPTPVNVQDVVQEINEQTAAFDGMEVPVTVEYDDDGSFSISVGVPPTAELIKDEAGFETGSGEPQENFVADLSFDQVKKIAEQKSSDLLAYDTKNAAKEVVGTCTSLGVTIEGNNPREFKQRIDDGEYDDQLAA; encoded by the coding sequence ATGGCTGGAACTATCGAAGTGCTCGTTCCCGGCGGGGAGGCCAACCCCGGTCCGCCGCTCGGACCGGAACTCGGCCCGACGCCGGTGAACGTGCAGGACGTCGTGCAGGAGATAAACGAGCAGACCGCCGCGTTCGACGGCATGGAAGTGCCCGTCACGGTCGAGTACGACGACGACGGGTCGTTCTCCATCTCGGTCGGCGTCCCGCCGACGGCCGAACTCATCAAGGACGAGGCCGGGTTCGAGACCGGTTCCGGCGAACCCCAGGAGAACTTCGTCGCGGACCTGAGCTTCGATCAGGTGAAGAAAATCGCCGAGCAGAAGTCTTCGGACCTCCTCGCGTACGACACGAAGAACGCCGCGAAAGAGGTCGTCGGTACCTGCACCTCCCTCGGCGTCACCATCGAGGGGAACAACCCCCGCGAGTTCAAACAGCGCATCGACGACGGCGAGTACGACGACCAACTCGCCGCGTAG
- a CDS encoding 50S ribosomal protein L1, producing the protein MADTIVDAVSRALDEAPQRNFRETVDLAINLRDLDLNDPSKRVDESIVLPAGTGQETQIVVFATGETALQAEDVADQVMDGNDLEDLGDDSDAAKDLADETDFFVAEADMMQDIGRYLGTVLGPRGKMPTPLQPDDDVVEVVNRMKNTVQLRSRDRRTFHTRVGAEDMSADEIAENIDVIVRRLEATLEKGPLNIDGVFVKTTMGPSVEVEA; encoded by the coding sequence ATGGCAGATACGATAGTTGACGCAGTCTCTCGCGCACTTGACGAGGCGCCGCAGCGGAATTTCCGCGAAACGGTCGACCTCGCTATCAACCTGCGCGACCTCGACCTAAACGACCCGTCGAAGCGTGTCGACGAGAGCATCGTGCTCCCGGCCGGCACCGGACAGGAGACGCAGATTGTCGTCTTCGCGACCGGCGAAACCGCGCTCCAGGCAGAGGACGTTGCCGACCAGGTGATGGACGGTAACGACCTCGAAGACCTCGGAGACGATTCGGACGCCGCGAAGGACCTCGCCGACGAAACGGACTTCTTCGTCGCCGAGGCCGACATGATGCAAGATATCGGCCGCTACCTCGGGACCGTCCTCGGTCCTCGCGGTAAGATGCCGACGCCGCTCCAACCGGACGACGACGTGGTCGAAGTGGTGAACCGCATGAAGAACACGGTCCAACTCCGCAGTCGTGACCGCCGGACGTTCCACACCCGCGTGGGTGCCGAGGACATGTCCGCCGACGAAATCGCGGAGAACATCGACGTCATCGTGCGTCGCCTCGAGGCGACGCTCGAGAAGGGCCCCCTCAACATCGACGGGGTCTTCGTGAAGACGACGATGGGGCCATCGGTGGAGGTCGAAGCATGA